A DNA window from candidate division WOR-3 bacterium contains the following coding sequences:
- a CDS encoding Glu/Leu/Phe/Val dehydrogenase, which yields MVTVEKERSKTGQIYNIVGERKRRNVYEDVVSQFNKAADIMKLDPGVRKILGTTMNEIVVHFPVKMDDGSIEVFTGYRVQHNNALGPFKGGLRYHPAVDIDEVRALATWMTWKSAIVNIPFGGAKGGIQLDPSKYSFSELERITRRFTYALGNAIGPDYDIPAPDVNTNPQIMAWILDTYQSMMPAFERQRCLGVVTGKPIESGGSIGRDKATGQGVVFLIREWAKDNDFNLGNATFIVQGFGNVGSWAARLMKPLGSRLVAVEDVSGAIANPDGIDPDDLVQYTKSHGGFIKGYPKGKRISHEEFLSTKADIFIPAALENQITAETAPLLNVRLVAEGANGPTDPDGDAILEKRGIDVLPDILCNSGGVIVSYFEWLQNKRSEFWELQEVDCKLYKKIVSGYQRVKEAAEKFKVNWRTAAYIVALTRLEKVYKERGIFP from the coding sequence ATGGTAACTGTTGAAAAGGAACGCAGTAAGACAGGTCAGATTTATAATATAGTGGGGGAGCGAAAGAGGCGTAATGTTTATGAGGATGTTGTAAGCCAGTTTAATAAGGCTGCAGATATAATGAAACTCGATCCCGGGGTACGGAAGATACTTGGAACAACGATGAACGAGATAGTTGTACATTTTCCAGTGAAGATGGATGACGGCAGCATCGAGGTCTTTACCGGTTACCGGGTTCAGCATAACAATGCGCTTGGTCCTTTTAAAGGCGGGTTGAGGTATCATCCGGCAGTTGATATAGACGAAGTGCGTGCGTTGGCAACTTGGATGACTTGGAAATCAGCGATTGTCAATATTCCGTTTGGTGGAGCCAAGGGGGGTATTCAGTTGGACCCGAGCAAATACTCATTTTCTGAATTGGAGCGGATAACCCGGCGGTTTACTTATGCGTTAGGTAATGCCATCGGCCCGGATTATGACATTCCAGCACCTGATGTCAATACTAATCCTCAGATTATGGCATGGATTTTGGATACATATCAGTCAATGATGCCGGCATTTGAACGACAGCGCTGTCTTGGTGTGGTCACGGGGAAGCCTATTGAGTCTGGTGGTAGTATTGGCAGGGACAAAGCAACGGGGCAGGGTGTGGTTTTTCTAATTCGCGAATGGGCAAAGGATAATGATTTTAATCTGGGTAACGCCACTTTTATAGTTCAGGGTTTTGGCAACGTTGGTTCATGGGCAGCAAGACTGATGAAACCATTGGGTTCTCGGTTGGTGGCGGTTGAGGATGTTTCTGGAGCGATTGCTAATCCTGATGGTATCGACCCAGATGACCTTGTGCAATATACGAAATCACACGGTGGGTTTATCAAGGGATATCCGAAGGGTAAGAGGATTTCCCATGAGGAGTTTCTTTCCACTAAGGCGGATATCTTTATCCCCGCTGCACTGGAAAACCAGATTACCGCTGAAACCGCGCCGCTACTAAATGTTCGGCTGGTTGCGGAGGGCGCAAATGGACCTACCGACCCGGATGGGGATGCGATACTGGAGAAGAGGGGGATTGATGTTCTTCCTGATATTCTCTGTAACTCTGGGGGTGTGATTGTCAGTTACTTTGAATGGCTGCAGAACAAACGCAGTGAATTCTGGGAGTTACAAGAGGTAGATTGCAAATTGTACAAAAAGATAGTTAGCGGTTACCAACGGGTAAAAGAGGCGGCAGAAAAATTTAAAGTTAATTGGCGCACAGCAGCGTATATTGTTGCACTGACGCGACTGGAGAAAGTCTACAAGGAACGGGGAATCTTTCCGTAA
- a CDS encoding peptidoglycan DD-metalloendopeptidase family protein: MLWRNLPFVLFLILAGCPALYTTSPRYGGKRQIKPRKPSSTTIIRHPIEEKKGMLPWPVAGNVISNFGVQIDPKYGTKTKNLGIDISCKRGSPVKAIYQGKVSYADVFMGQGLMVILEHGGGYYSVYSRLEEIKVNSGEKVEAGEVLGLSSDVAHFEIRVGGIAVDPIEWLEKR, encoded by the coding sequence GTGCTTTGGCGCAATTTGCCCTTCGTGCTTTTCCTTATATTAGCCGGTTGCCCCGCTTTATACACAACCTCACCCCGTTACGGAGGGAAAAGACAAATCAAGCCAAGAAAGCCTTCGTCTACTACCATTATCCGTCATCCGATTGAGGAAAAGAAAGGTATGTTGCCTTGGCCTGTAGCAGGCAACGTCATCAGCAATTTCGGGGTTCAGATTGATCCGAAGTATGGCACCAAAACAAAGAATTTAGGAATTGATATCAGTTGCAAAAGGGGCAGTCCGGTCAAGGCAATCTATCAAGGAAAAGTCAGTTATGCGGATGTGTTTATGGGGCAGGGGTTGATGGTGATTCTTGAGCATGGGGGCGGATATTATTCTGTTTACAGCCGGCTGGAAGAGATTAAAGTTAATAGTGGTGAGAAGGTCGAAGCTGGTGAGGTCTTGGGGCTCAGTAGCGATGTGGCGCATTTTGAAATAAGGGTTGGTGGTATTGCTGTTGACCCGATAGAATGGCTAGAGAAGAGATAA
- a CDS encoding sigma-54 dependent transcriptional regulator: MADNNGVSSLLVVDDVLETLEVLERNLTAAGYKVYTAQSVSEALNILKENKVDLVITDLKMPGTSGLDLVRYVRENLRDTEVIVITGYATVESAVEAVKVGAEEYLPKPFTDEELLNAVKKTLEKLTLRRAAAFHKTSVQKVYPGLIGESLAMRKVFSTIERAAKVSATVLITGESGTGKELVARAIHYSSKRGSAPFVPVNCGGIPESLLESELFGYVKGAFTGANETRAGFFQTAEGGSIFLDEISETSLSMQVKLLRVLQDKEVRMVGDTRSYRVDVRIIAATNKDLLSLVQKGLFREDLFFRLNVLNITLPPLRDRGNDIFLLAQHFLEKFAREMGRNTPQFTDAALQALKRYEWPGNVRELENLIQRLLVMVDGNIIDVPDLPPYMRFSLTSEIKLNRTLAEVERDYIRQVVDSVGGNITKAAKILGIDRKTLRSKLHNLEPESI; the protein is encoded by the coding sequence ATGGCAGATAATAACGGAGTTTCAAGTTTATTAGTTGTTGATGATGTTTTAGAAACATTGGAGGTTCTGGAGCGAAATCTTACCGCTGCTGGTTATAAAGTATATACCGCGCAAAGTGTTTCCGAAGCTTTAAATATTCTCAAAGAGAATAAAGTGGATTTAGTGATTACTGATCTCAAGATGCCTGGTACAAGCGGTCTGGATTTGGTAAGATATGTGCGGGAGAATTTGAGAGATACCGAAGTCATTGTGATTACTGGCTACGCCACTGTGGAAAGTGCGGTGGAGGCGGTGAAAGTCGGGGCAGAGGAGTATTTACCAAAACCATTTACCGATGAAGAGTTGCTTAATGCGGTGAAAAAGACACTTGAAAAACTTACCCTAAGACGGGCAGCAGCTTTTCACAAGACATCGGTGCAAAAGGTTTATCCAGGATTGATTGGGGAATCGCTGGCAATGCGTAAGGTATTTTCGACAATCGAACGGGCAGCAAAGGTATCGGCAACAGTTTTAATCACTGGTGAAAGTGGTACGGGCAAGGAACTTGTGGCACGGGCAATCCATTACTCTAGTAAACGTGGTTCTGCACCATTTGTGCCTGTCAACTGTGGTGGTATTCCCGAGAGTCTGCTTGAAAGTGAACTGTTTGGTTATGTTAAGGGGGCTTTTACCGGTGCAAATGAAACCCGTGCAGGATTTTTTCAGACCGCCGAAGGGGGGTCAATATTTCTTGACGAGATAAGCGAGACCAGTTTATCAATGCAGGTGAAACTTTTGAGGGTTCTTCAGGATAAAGAGGTCCGGATGGTGGGTGATACGCGCTCTTACCGCGTTGATGTGAGAATAATTGCAGCAACAAATAAAGACCTTTTAAGTTTAGTGCAGAAGGGTCTTTTTCGTGAGGATTTGTTCTTTCGTCTGAACGTACTTAATATTACGTTGCCACCTTTGCGCGATCGTGGTAATGATATTTTTCTCCTTGCCCAACACTTTTTAGAGAAATTCGCTCGGGAAATGGGCAGGAACACACCTCAGTTTACCGATGCGGCACTCCAGGCGCTAAAACGATATGAATGGCCAGGAAATGTGAGGGAACTTGAGAATCTCATTCAACGACTCTTAGTAATGGTTGATGGGAATATCATTGACGTACCAGACCTCCCTCCGTATATGAGATTTTCCTTGACTAGTGAGATAAAACTAAATCGCACCCTTGCCGAGGTAGAAAGGGATTATATCCGTCAGGTTGTTGATAGTGTTGGTGGTAATATCACTAAAGCCGCAAAAATCCTTGGTATCGACCGCAAAACCCTTCGAAGTAAATTACATAACTTAGAACCCGAATCAATTTAG